A region of Culicoides brevitarsis isolate CSIRO-B50_1 chromosome 1, AGI_CSIRO_Cbre_v1, whole genome shotgun sequence DNA encodes the following proteins:
- the LOC134836892 gene encoding ubiquitin carboxyl-terminal hydrolase calypso, protein MKNMPVDINTLTEGWLELESDPGLFTLLLEDFGVKGVQVEEIYELHRSIEGPVYGFIFLFRWSEERRARRKIVETTETFVKDEEAVNDIFFAQQVVPNSCATHALLSVLLNCSDIDLGSTLSRLKLHTKGMSPENKGLAIGNTPELACAHNSHASSGAKRRVERNSGGISTGRFTGEAFHFVSFVPINGKLFELDGLKPYPQDHGPWEEGEQWTDKFRRVMVDRLGTGDIRFSLMAVVPDRRIAIQHKLKMLKTNQAIVHAALEKIVKTEQGDAEQKENDNKSESVPSSSQSSLFESGAFSPKDLLALLKNLESEISSTEQSLLDENERREMFKVDDCRRTHNYDEFICTFLQMLAERRHLYTMVSQHLTASRKISSANVQNARIVKPNVAKKASPKTATGKRRRGRKEGKKKRK, encoded by the exons atgaaaaacatGCCAGTAGATATTAACACGCTAACGGAAGGTTGGCTTGAGCTCGAAAGCGATCCCGGATTATTCACACTTTTGTTGGAGGATTTCGGCGTAAAAGGCGTTCAAGTTGAGGAAATTTACGAGCTACATCGAAGTATCGAAGGACCCGTTTATGgctttattttcttgtttcgATGGAGTGAAGAGCGTCGAGCACGaaggaaaattgttgaaaccACAGAAACTTTTGTGAAAGATGAGGAAGCTGTTAATGA catTTTCTTTGCTCAACAAGTCGTTCCAAATTCGTGTGCAACTCATGCCTTGCTTTCAGTTCTGCTAAATTGCTCAGATATCGATTTAGGTTCAACTTTAAGTCGTTTAAAGCTTCACACAAAAGGCATGTCACCCGAAAACAAAGGCTTGGCAATCGGAAATACGCCCGAACTTGCTTGCGCTCACAATTCCCACGCTTCAAGCGGCGCAAAACGTCGTGTCGAACGCAATTCAGGCGGAATCAGCACAGGAAGATTCACCGGCGAAGCCTTTCATTTTGTCAGTTTCGTGCCAATTAACGGAAAACTCTTCGAACTCGATGGCTTGAAGCCTTATCCGCAAGATCACGGTCCGTGGGAAGAAGGCGAGCAATGGACTGACAAATTTCGTCGCGTTATGGTCGATCGTCTTGGCACGGGAGACATTCGTTTCAGTTTGATGGCTGTCGTGCCAGATCGTCGCATCGCCATTCAACACAAACTCAAAATGCTGAAAACGAACCAAGCGATCGTTCATGCGGCTTTGGAAAAAATCGTCAAGACTGAACAAGGCGATGccgaacaaaaagaaaatgacAACAAATCAGAATCTGTTCCATCATCCTCGCAATCGTCGCTTTTTGAATCGGGAGCTTTTAGTCCGAAAGATCTCTTGGcgctgctaaaaaatttagaatccGAAATTTCGTCGACGGAACAAAGTTTGTTGGATGAAAATGAGCGACGGGAAATGTTCAAAGTCGATGATTGTCGAAGGACGCACAATTACGACGAAtttatttgtacttttttgcaAATGTTGGCGGAACGGAGGCATTTGTACACGATGGTGTCGCAACATTTGACGGCATCGCGGAAAATTAGCAGTGCGAATGTACAAAATGCGCGAATTGTCAAGCCGAATGTCGCGAAAAAGGCGTCGCCGAAGACGGCAACGGGCAAGAGGAGGCGTGGAAGGAAGGAAGGcaagaaaaagaggaaataa
- the LOC134827803 gene encoding clustered mitochondria protein homolog translates to MALGTDKTSAKPKTTENQVKNDVKTQATAANAAATQLETNSDNKCAKKKVNNGNNKKPKPKSEQLTNGHVQNGHATKEGSSDSETAENATENVEKTETDEVLEILQDVGFNVQILSPGVEPLTIQVSSMELVQEIHQLLMDREDTCHRTCFSLQLNGVTLDNFAELKNIEGLKEGSVIKVVEEPYTMREARIHVRHVRDLLKSLDPADAFNGVDCSSLSFLHTITQGDILEKKKSRPDSVDCTPPEFIMPGAKERPLQPLQPNLKNQKGPQALKVLTTSAWNPPPGPRKLHGDLMYLYVVTAEDKRYHISACPRGFYINQSSDEVFNPKPDSPSHLCHSLIDLLSQVSPTFRRVFSQMQKKRTQRHPFERVATPYQIYTWTAPQLEHTLDAIRAEDTFSSKLGYEEHIPGQTRDWNEELQTTRELPRKTLPERLLRERAIFKVHSDFVTAATRGAMAVVDGNVMAINPGEDAKMQMFIWNNIFFSLGFDVRDHYKDLGGDAAAFVAPRNDLHGVRVYSAIDIEGLYTLGTVVIDYRGYRVTAQSIIPGILEREQEQSVVYGSIDFGKTVLSHPKYLELLNKAGGHLRILPHSVLNDKGENIELCSSVECKGIIGNDGRYYILDLLRTFPPDVNFLELEGEERSEISKAKGFPIVHKHKLSCLRQELLEAFIEDRYMMFLRHAAFGLQRYNETKKSQDGDAKKLEAIEEGKEKESNNNLDVEKQEKDEKPSSDIEKKIIDAMSSNSQHAADSKDIIKKACHVAGSLKEAEFDIKFNPDVFSPGIRHVENDGEPNSLARQKQLVKDAADFLLTHQIPMLVQELSDHSSAPMEGATLVDAMHTRGINVRYLGVVAKALEERKELRYLHTIAVSELISRAAKHIFAIYMQNNDMMTMATAISHFLNCFITSGPLAPPPPGIEELLKTNKRRSNKKSNGKNGKNSETPKDSNKSEQNWTSMTHKSLWQQIKKEAKSYWNFELCCDSIDSAVEKYRIQRVSLLRSFALKNGVQIQLREYNFESKNKPTFNEDDIINVFPVVKHINPRASDAFNFYTTGQNKIQQGFFKDGYELISEALNLLNNVYGAMHPENSQCLRMLARLSYIMGDAQEALAIQQRAVLMSERVNGIDHQYTITEYAHLALYCFANGQITTALKLLYRARYLATIVCGENHPEIALMDSNIALILHAVSEYELALRFLEHALELNIEFYGKKSMKVGLSYHLVARTQSCMGDFRSALNNEKETYGIYKQLFGEKHEKTLESSECLRHLTQQAVVMQKKMNDIYSNNKLTLPPIHIQPPSMGSVLDMLNQINGIIFVQISPKDIVNLKNEIERRAKEGEGNAEDESATNTSSSNTQAVDQQATSSS, encoded by the exons ATGGCATTGGGAACTGACAAAACGAGTGCAAAGCCAAAAACAACGGAGAACCAAGTGAAAAATGACGTAAAAACGCAAGCGACAGCGGCAAATGCTGCCGCAACACAACTCGAAACAAATAGTGACAACAAATGTGCGAAGAAAAAAG TGAACAACGGCAACAACAAGAAACCCAAACCAAAGTCTGAGCAACTAACAAACGGACACGTTCAAAATGGTCACGCCACAAAGGAAGGCAGTTCGGATTCGGAGACAGCGGAAAATGCCACGGAAAACGTCGAAAAAACCGAAACAGACGAAGTCTTGGAAATCCTCCAAGATGTCGGTTTCAACGTGCAAATTTTGAGTCCTGGCGTCGAACCGCTCACAATTCAGGTTTCCAGCATGGAGCTCGTGCAAGAAATCCATCAACTGCTCATGGATCGCGAAGATACGTGTCATCGCACGTGTTTCTCGTTGCAGCTAAACGGAGTAACGCTCGACAATTTCGCCGAACTGAAAAATATCGAAGGATTGAAGGAAGGTTCCGTCATTAAAGTCGTCGAAGAGCCTTACACGATGCGCGAAGCTCGAATTCACGTGCGTCACGTTCGCGATTTGCTAAAATCTTTGGATCCCGCCGACGCTTTCAACGGAGTCGATTGCAGTAGCTTAAGTTTCTTGCACACAATCACGCAAGGCGACATtttggagaagaaaaaaagtcgcCCGGATAGCGTGGATTGCACGCCGCCCGAATTTATCATGCCGGGAGCGAAGGAACGTCCTTTGCAACCGCTTCAGCCAAATTTGAAGAACCAAAAAGGACCGCAAGCGTTAAAAGTGTTGACGACATCTGCGTGGAATCCTCCCCCAGGACCCCGAAAACTCCATGGCGACTTGATGTATTTGTATGTCGTGACGGCGGAAGATAAGCGTTATCACATTTCGGCGTGCCCACGTGGTTTTTACATCAATCAGTCGTCGGATGAGGTTTTCAACCCGAAACCCGATAGTCCGAGTCATTTGTGCCATTCACTGATCGACCTTTTGTCGCAAGTCTCGCCAACTTTCCGTCGTGTCTTCTCgcaaatgcagaaaaaacgcACGCAACGTCACCCCTTTGAGCGGGTTGCGACTCCGTATCAAATTTATACGTGGACTGCGCCGCAACTCGAACATACTTTGGATGCGATTCGGGCGGAAGATACGTTTTCGTCGAAATTAGGATATGAGGAACATATTCCGGGACAAACAAGGGATTGGAATGAGGAGTTGCAAACAACGAGAGAGCTTCCGAGGAAAACTTTGCCTGAACGTCTTTTGAGGGAACGTGCAATTTTTAag gTTCACAGCGATTTCGTCACTGCCGCAACTCGCGGCGCAATGGCTGTCGTCGATGGCAACGTAATGGCCATCAATCCCGGCGAAGATGCCAAAATGCAAATGTTCATCTGGAACAACATCTTTTTCTCCCTCGGCTTCGACGTTCGCGATCACTACAAAGATCTCGGAGGCGACGCAGCTGCTTTTGTCGCTCCTCGCAACGATTTGCACGGCGTTCGCGTTTACAGCGCAATCGACATCGAAGGTTTATACACCCTTGGGACTGTCGTGATCGATTATCGCGGATATCGTGTCACAGCTCAGAGCATTATTCCGGGAATTCTCGAACGCGAACAGGAACAATCTGTCGTTTATGGCTCGATCGACTTTGGAAAAACGGTTTTAAGTCATCCGAAGTATTTGGAGTTGTTGAATAAAGCTGGCGGtcatttgagaattttacCGCATTCGGTTTTGAATGACAAAGGAGAAAATATTGAACTTTGTTCGTCCGTGGAATGCAAAGGAATCATCGGAAATGACGGGCGTTACTACATTTTGGATTTATTGCGGACTTTCCCGCCAGATGTGAACTTTTTAGAGCTCGAGGGCGAAGAAAGAAGTGAAATTAGCAAAGCAAAAGGCTTCCCAATTGTCCATAAACACAAATTGAGTTGCTTGCGACAAGAATTGCTCGAAGCTTTCATCGAAGATCGGTACATGATGTTCTTGCGGCATGCAGCGTTCGGCTTGCAACGTTACAACGAGAcgaaaaaaagtcaagatGGCGACGCGAAAAAGCTCGAAGCCATCGAGGAGGGCAAAGAAAAGGAAAGTAACAACAATTTGGACGTCGAAAAGCaggaaaaagacgaaaaaccTTCGAgtgacatcgaaaaaaaaattatcgatgcCATGTCGAGCAATTCTCAACACGCTGCTGACTCGAAAGATATCATCAAGAAGGCATGTCATGTCGCCGGATCATTAAAAGAAGCCgaatttgacataaaattcaatCCGGATGTCTTTTCGCCCGGCATTCGTCACGTCGAAAACGACGGGGAACCCAATTCTCTCGCTCGCCAAAAGCAACTCGTCAAAGATGCTGCCGATTTCTTGCTTACCCATCAAATTCCGATGCTCGTACAAGAACTTTCGGATCATTCGTCGGCTCCGATGGAAGGCGCGACACTCGTCGATGCGATGCACACACGCGGAATCAACGTTCGTTACTTGGGCGTCGTCGCCAAAGCCCTCGAGGAACGCAAAGAGCTCCGTTACTTGCACACAATTGCCGTTAGCGAGCTAATTTCTCGCGCTGCCAAACACATTTTTGCCATTTACATGCAAAATAACGACATGATGACGATGGCGACGGCAatcagtcattttttgaactgtTTCATCACATCGGGGCCTCTTGCGCCTCCCCCGCCAGGCATTGAAGAGCTCCTCAAAACGAACAAACGTCGTTCCAACAAGAAATCCAACggcaaaaatggcaaaaattccGAAACGCCCAAGGATAGCAACAAATCCGAGCAAAATTGGACCTCGATGACGCACAAATCGCTGTGGCAACAAATCAAAAAGGAAGCAAAATCTTATTGGAACTTTGAACTCTGTTGCGATTCGATCGATTCGGCAGTCGAAAAGTACAGAATCCAACGTGTCAGTTTACTGCGGTCGTTTGCACTCAAAAATGGGGTGCAAATTCAGTTGCGCGAATATAATTTCGAGTCGAAGAATAAACCCACCTTCAATGAGGACGACATTATCAACGTTTTTCCCGTCGTGAAACACATTAATCCACGTGCCTCGGATGCTTTCAACTTTTATACCACGGGACAGAATAAAATTCAGCAGGGATTCTTCAAAGATGGCTACGAGTTAATTAGCGAAGCACTGAATTTGTTGAATAATGTCTATGGAGCGATGCATCCGGAGAATTCGCAATGCTTGCGGATGTTGGCGAGACTCAGTTATATCATGGGCGATGCGCAGGAAGCACTTGCCATTCAGCAACGGGCGGTTTTGATGAGTGAACGAGTGAATGGTATCGATCATCAGTATACGATTACGGAatat gccCATCTCGCTTTATACTGCTTCGCCAATGGACAAATTACAACTGCCTTAAAACTTTTGTATCGTGCACGGTATTTGGCAACTATCGTTTGTGGCGAGAATCATCCCGAAATCGCTTTGATGGAT agcAACATAGCTTTAATTCTACACGCTGTCAGTGAATACGAACTCGCTCTGCGTTTCTTGGAGCATGCATTAGAGTTAAATATCGAGTTTTATGGCAAGAAATCCATGAAAGTCGGCTTGAGTTATCATTTAGTTGCGAGAACGCAAAGTTGCATGGGCGATTTCCGTTCCGCGTTGAATAATGAGAAGGAAACTTATGGTATTTATAAGCAATTG tttggggagaaacacgaaaaaactCTCGAGTCGTCGGAGTGTTTGAGACACTTGACACAACAAGCCGTCGTTATGCAGAAAAAGATGAATGACATTTACTCAAACAACAAATTGACACTTCCGCCAATTCACATTCAGCCGCCATCGATGGGTTCGGTGCTCGATATGCTGAACCAAATTAATGGAATTATTTTCGTACAAAtcag tccAAAGGATATTGTCAACTTAAAGAACGAAATTGAACGTCGCGCAAAGGAAGGCGAAGGAAATGCCGAAGACGAGTCCGCCACGAACACATCATCAAGTAATACACAGGCTGTTGATCAACAGGCTACCTCTTCTAGTTGA
- the LOC134827242 gene encoding PRKR-interacting protein 1 homolog, with product MEKIEIKNEVKPSNKEPAEKKEFVHRTLVDHQRIKLEKLMKNPEKPVIIPESPRERDFNASVPTFVRNVMGSSAGAGSGEFHVYRNLRRKEYARLKGIEEKSRREEMDENWKAKLEQNEREAEERTAKKREKRLKKKQHGGNKKPKVEEKKEWKPLSDDELLNEPSDEEKEENSTDEKEKDEKSESTNEEHTKNDEETTKKDDDSEKSKEEDK from the exons atggaaaaaattgagataaaaaatgaagttaaGCCAAGCAACAAGGAACCCGCCGAGAAAAAGGAATTCGTACACAGAACATTAGTCGACCATCAACGAATAAAACTCGAAAAACTCATGAAGAATCCT gaaaaaccCGTGATAATTCCCGAATCTCCGCGCGAAAGAGACTTCAACGCCTCAGTTCCGACGTTCGTTCGTAACGTAATGGGCAGTTCGGCGGGTGCCGGTTCAGGAGAATTTCACGTATATCGAAATCTGAGGAGGAAAGAATATGCGCGTCTCAAGGGAATCGAAGAGAAAAGTCGTCGCGaggaaatggatgaaaattggaAGGCGAAATTGGAGCAAAATGAACGAGAAGCGGAAGAGAGAACAGCGAAAAAGCGAGAAAAGAGGCTGAAAAAGAAGCAACATGGAGGAAATAAAAAGCCAAAAGTTGAGGAAAAGAAAGAATGGAAGCCGCTGAGTGATGATGAGTTGTTGAATGAGCCGTCGGATgaggaaaaagaggaaaattcaaCGGATGAGaaggaaaaagatgaaaaaagtgaGAGCACGAATGAAgaacatacaaaaaatgatgaagaaacgacgaaaaaagatGATGATAGTGAGAAAAGTAAAGaggaagataaataa
- the LOC134831470 gene encoding lissencephaly-1 homolog, translating into MKMVLSQRQREELNQAIADYLGSNGYNDALEAFRKEADMPNELERKFGGLLEKKWTSVIRLQKKVMELEAKLSEVEKEAIEGAPSRQKRTPSEWIPRPPEKFSLTGHRATVTRVIFHPVFNLMISSSEDATIKVWDFETGEYERSLKGHTDSVQDIAFDQQGKLLASCSSDLSIKLWDFQQSYECIKTMQGHDHNVSSVAFVPAGDYLLSASRDKTIKMWEVATGYCVKTFTGHREWVRMVRVNVDGDLMATCSNDHAVRVWHINSKDCKELRDHDHTVECVAWAPESAAAAINEAAGVDNKKGAHQGPFLASGSRDKTIRIWDVSSGLCLFTLAGHDNWVRGIVFHPGGKYMLTASDDKTVRIWDIKNKRCTKTLHAHQHFCTSLDMHKSHPYVVTGSVDQTVKVWECR; encoded by the exons AAACCAAGCGATTGCCGATTACCTCGGGAGTAACGGTTACAATGATGCGTTGGAGGCTTTTCGCAAGGAAGCTGACATGCCGAACGAGTTGGAGCGCAAATTCGGCGGATTGTTGGAGAAAAAATGGACGTCAGTCATTCGGTTACAGAAGAAAGTGATGGAGCTCGAGGCGAAATTGTCGGAAGTTGAGAAGGAGGCGATCGAGGGGGCTCCCAGTCGACAAAAACGCACGCCCAGCGAATGGATTCCCCGACCTCCGGAGAAGTTTTCGTTGACGGGACACCGTGCGACAGTTACTCGTGTCATTTTTCATCCGGTTTTCAATCTAATGATTTCCTCGTCGGAGGATGCCACAATTAAAGTTTGGGATTTCGAGACGGGCGAATACGAGAGATCGCTTAAAGGACACACTGATTCGGTGCAGGATATTGCATTCGATCAGCAAGGAAAATTATTGg cttCTTGCAGTTCCGACCtctcaataaaattatggGATTTCCAACAGTCATACGAGTGTATCAAGACAATGCAAGGACATGATCACAACGTGTCATCTGTGGCTTTTGTGCCCGCCGGCGATTATCTCCTCTCAGCTTCACGTGATAAAACCATCAAAATGTGGGAAGTTGCAACAGg CTACTGCGTAAAAACCTTCACTGGTCATCGTGAATGGGTACGCATGGTACGAGTTAATGTTGATGGCGATTTAATGGCGACATGTTCAAATGATCATGCAGTACGTGTATGGCATATTAACTCAAAAGATTGCAAG gaattgcGTGATCACGATCACACTGTCGAATGCGTGGCATGGGCTCCGGAatccgcagcagcagcaattaATGAAGCAGCTGGCGTCGATAACAAAAAGGGAGCTCATCAAGGACCTTTCTTGGCATCCGGTTCAAGGGATAAAACTATTCga atttggGACGTCAGCTCAGGCTTGTGCTTGTTCACACTCGCAGGACACGATAACTGGGTGCGCGGAATTGTGTTCCATCCCGGCGGTAAATACATGTTAACAGCGAGTGACGACAAAACTGTGCGAATTTGGGATATCAAGAACAAAAGATGTACAAAAACCCTTCATGCTCATCAACATTTCTGTACTTCTctcg ataTGCATAAATCACATCCTTACGTGGTAACTGGAAGCGTAGATCAAACAGTCAAAGTATGGGAGTgtcgttaa